A genomic segment from Marmota flaviventris isolate mMarFla1 chromosome 7, mMarFla1.hap1, whole genome shotgun sequence encodes:
- the Ostc gene encoding oligosaccharyltransferase complex subunit OSTC, producing METFYRVPFLVLECPNLKLKKPPWVHMPSAMTVYALVVVSYFLITGGIIYDVIVEPPSVGSMTDEHGHQRPVAFLAYRVNGQYIMEGLASSFLFTMGGLGFIILDRSNAPNIPKLNRFLLLFIGFVCVLLSFFMARVFMRMKLPGYLMG from the exons ATGGAGACTTTCTACCGGGTCCCGTTCTTAGTGCTCGAATGTCCCAACCTGAAGCTGAAGAAGCCGCCCTGGGTGCACATGCCGTCGGCCATGACGGTGTACGCTTTGGTGGTGGTGTCTTATTTCCTCATCACCGGAG GAATAATTTATGATGTTATTGTTGAACCTCCAAGTGTTGGCTCTATGACTGATGAACATGGGCATCAGAGGCCAGTAGCTTTCTTGGCCTACAG AGTAAATGGACAATATATCATGGAAGGACTTGCATCCAGCTTCCTGTTTACAATGGGGGGTTTAGGTTTCATAATCCTGGATCGATCCAATGCACCAAATATTCCAAAACTCAATAGATTTCTTCTTCTATTCATTGGATTCGTCTGTGTCCTACTGAGCTTTTTCATGGCTAGAGTATTCATGAGAATGAAACTGCC
- the Rpl34 gene encoding large ribosomal subunit protein eL34, whose amino-acid sequence MVQRLTYRRRLSYNTASNKTRLSRTPGNRIVYLYTKKVGKAPKSACGVCPGRLRGVRAVRPKVLMRLSKTKKHVSRAYGGSMCAKCVRDRIKRAFLIEEQKIVVKVLKAQAQSQKAK is encoded by the exons ATGGTTCAGCGTTTGACATACCGTCGTAGGCTTTCCTACAACACAGCCTCTAACAAAACCAGGCT GTCTCGAACCCCTGGTAATAGAATTGTTTATCTTTATACAAAGAAGGTTGGGAAAGCACCAAAATCTGCATGTGGTGTGTGCCCAGGCAGACTTAGAGGG GTTCGTGCTGTGAGACCTAAAGTTCTTATGAGATtgtctaaaacaaaaaaacatgtcaGCAGGGCCTATGGTGGTTCCATGTGTGCTAAATGTGTTCGTGATAG gaTCAAGCGTGCTTTCCTTATTGAGGAACAGAAAATCGTTGTGAAAGTGTTGAAGGCACAAGCACAGAGTCAGaaagctaaataa